The following proteins are co-located in the Manihot esculenta cultivar AM560-2 chromosome 7, M.esculenta_v8, whole genome shotgun sequence genome:
- the LOC110607391 gene encoding glycerol-3-phosphate dehydrogenase SDP6, mitochondrial, translating into MSSATRFRRLGAGAIITATFAATGGSILFSPNQATNDRGGGPALDFIRQKITDPNAVLPSRASQESVLTGASPANPLDILVIGGGATGSGVALDAVTRGFRVGLVEREDFSSGTSSRSTKLIHGGVRYLEKAVFNLDYGQLKLVFHALEERKQVIDNAPHLCHALPCMTPCFDWFEAVYYWIGLKMYDLVAGSRLLHLSRYYSAQESLELFPTLAKKGKDRSLRGTVVYYDGQMNDSRLNVALACTAALAGAAVLNHAEVISFLKDEANERIIGARIRDNISGKEFDAYAKVVVNAAGPFCDSVRKMAKNDAQPMICPSSGVHIVLPDYYSPEGMGLIVPKTKDGRVVFMLPWLGRTVAGTTDSNTTITLLPEPHEDEIQFILDAISDYLSVKVRRIDVLSAWSGIRPLAVDPSAKNTESISRDHVVCEDYPGLVTITGGKWTTYRSMAEDAVDAAIKSGKLSPTNGCLTQNLRLIGGDGWEPSSFTVLAQQYVRMKRTYGGKVVPGVMDTTAAKHLSHAYGTLAERVAAIAQNEGLGKRLAHGYPFLEAEVAYCARNEYCESAVDFIARRSRLAFLDTDAAGRALPRIIEILAKERSWDKTRQKQELENAKRFLETFKSSKNAQFHDGKH; encoded by the exons ATGTCCTCCGCCACCAGATTTCGCCGTCTCGGTGCCGGCGCTATTATTACTGCTACTTTCGCAGCGACCGGAGGCTCCATCCTCTTCTCCCCCAACCAAGCTACCAATGACCGCGGCGGTGGGCCTGCTCTCGACTTCATTAGGCAGAAAATTACTGATCCCAACGCTGTCCTTCCGTCTCGTGCATCTCAGGAGTCGGTTTTGACTGGCGCAAGTCCTGCTAACCCCCTTGATATTCTCGTGATCGGCGGTGGTGCCACCGGCTCTGGAGTGGCGCTCGATGCTGTCACGAGAGGATTTCGCGTTGGTCTCGTTGAGAGAGAGGACTTCTCTTCTGGTACCTCTTCAAGGTCCACGAAACTAATTCATGGAG GAGTTCGCTACTTGGAGAAAGCCGTGTTTAATCTTGACTATGGTCAACTGAAGCTAGTTTTCCATGCACTTGAAGAGAGGAAACAGGTTATTGACAATGCACCACATCTGTGCCATGCTTTGCCTTGTATGACACCCTGTTTTGACTGGTTTGAGGCAGTATACTATTGGATAGGCTTGAAAATGTATGATTTAGTCGCAGGATCACGCTTGTTACATTTATCCAGATATTATTCTGCACAAGAGTCCCTTGAATTGTTTCCTACTCTTGCAAAAAAGGGTAAAGATAGAAGCTTGAGGGGCACAGTGGTATATTATGATGGTCAGATGAATGACTCGAGGCTTAATGTTGCTTTGGCATGTACTGCTGCATTAGCTGGTGCAGCAGTGCTCAACCATGCAGAAGTGATATCTTTCCTAAAGGACGAGGCTAATGAGCGGATAATTGGCGCACGTATTCGGGACAACATATCAG GCAAAGAGTTTGATGCCTATGCAAAAGTTGTTGTCAATGCGGCTGGCCCATTTTGCGACTCTGTAAGGAAAATGGCTAAGAATGATGCACAACCTATGATCTGTCCTAGCAGTGGTGTACATATTGTTCTCCCTGATTATTATTCTCCTGAGGGAATGGGTTTGATTGTTCCTAAAACAAAGGATGGACGTGTTGTTTTCATGCTGCCATGGTTGGGAAGAACGGTTGCTGGAACTACAGATTCTAACACTACTATCACTTTGCTTCCAGAACCTCATGAGGATGAGATCCAATTTATACTTGATGCTATCTCAGATTACCTTAGTGTTAAG GTACGCCGCATAGATGTTCTTTCAGCCTGGAGTGGTATTCGCCCATTGGCTGTTGATCCATCAGCAAAGAACACTGAGAGCATCTCCAGAGATCATGTTGTGTGTGAAGACTATCCTGGTTTGGTCACAATCACAGGTGGAAAATGGACTACATACCGAAG CATGGCAGAAGATGCTGTTGATGCAGCTATAAAGTCTGGAAAACTAAGTCCAACAAATGGATGTTTAACGCAGAACCTCAGGCTGATTGGTGGAGATGGATGGGAGCCTTCATCATTCACTGTTCTTGCTCAGCAATATGTACGCATGAAGAGGACATATGGTGGTAAAGTCGTCCCTGGAGTCATGGACACAACTGCTGCCAAGCATTTATCACATGCATACGGTACATTGGCAGAACGAGTGGCTGCTATAGCACAG AATGAAGGTTTAGGGAAGCGGCTGGCCCATGGCTACCCTTTTCTCGAAGCAGAGGTTGCCTACTGTGCGCGAAATGAGTACTGTGAATCTGCTGTTGATTTCATTGCCAGGAGATCACGGCTTGCTTTCCTGGATACTGATGCAGCAGGCCGGGCATTGCCACGTATCATTGAGATACTGGCTAAAGAGCGCAGTTGGGATAAGACAAGACAGAAGCAAGAGTTGGAGAATGCCAAAAGATTTTTGGAAACTTTCAAGTCGTCAAAAAACGCTCAGTTCCATGATGGGAAACACTAG